CGTTCACGAACGGTGCTTTCACTTATCGATCCGGCTACCGTACCGTCTGACCTGGGCCGTCCCGGGCATATTTTCCCGCTGATCGCAAAGGATGGTGGGGTATTGCGCAGGGCAGGACACACCGAGGCTGCTATCGACCTGGCAGTACTGGCCGGTTTTGAGCCCGCCGGCGTTATTTGCGAGATAGTAAAGGAAGACGGCGAAATGGCGCGCCTGCCCGATCTTTTACAGATGGCTAAGGATTTTGATCTGAAGATAGTTTCTATCAAGGACCTGATCGAATACCGCCTCACCGCTGAAACACTCATTCATAAAGAGATTTCCGTCAAAATGCCCACCCAATGGGGCGATTTCGATATGATAGCCTACACCCAGCTGGATACCGGCGAACATCACCTGGCGCTGGTTAAGGGATCGTGGGAGCCTGATGAACCTGTGCTGGTGCGTGTGCATAGTTCCTGCGTTACCGGCGATATTTTCGGCTCCTGCCGCTGCGATTGCGGGCCCCAGTTACACAAGGCCATGCAGATGATAAGCGAAGAGGGCAAGGGCGTAGTAGTTTACATGAACCAGGAGGGCCGCGGTATTGGCCTTATCAATAAACTAAAGGCCTATCACTTGCAGGAGAACGGTTTGGACACCGTAGAGGCCAATCTTAAGCTTGGCTTCAAGATGGATCAGCGCGACTATGGCATTGGCGCCCAGATATTGCGTAGCCTCGGCGTATCAAAAATGCGCCTGATGAGCAATAATCCCAAGAAAAGGGCAGGGTTGGTTGGTTACGGGCTCGAAGTGGTAGATAATGTCCCGATCGAGATCACGCCAAACCCGCACAACGAGGCTTACCTGAAAACCAAGCGCGATAAAATGGATCATACCATTTTGCTCGATCATTAATTACCATCTGATGCTTTTGCGCTTGCATTATCTGTGGGCGTGGGTGGCGGTGGTGTCGATGGGGTGATCTTCGGCTCGGGTAATGGATTTACGGGGCGCTTTTTGCCTGGGTGGAAAATGTTTCTTATAAACTCTCCGAAGGTGTCAAAGTCGCGCTGGTAGATCAAACCCAGCGCATTCACATATTGGGCGCTCGACAGATCGAAATTGGTTTGCGAAGTATTGAGTATCCTGTAAGAGTACCGTGCATTCAGGCTGCCGTTTTTAAGTATCAGGTATTGTGCGCTAAAGTCTTTCGACAAATTGTTAAAATTCGAATTAAACAAACTTGACGAGTTATAAAATAATTGGCCACTCTGGTCGGTATTGGAATAAAGACTTCCGCTTAATACAACCCGGTCGTGCAAAAGGTGTACGGTTGCGCTGGCATCATTAAAAGAACGGATGTTCAGGTCGAGGTTCCTGATAGCGTTTGAATGCGCTATGAGCGAATTCAGCTTGGTAAAAAACAGCTCATTTACGGCGCTCGTGAGTGCCTGGTTTGTGAATTGCGAATTTCCCGTTCCCGATGAAAAGTTCCTGGTTACAATTACACTCAATGCCTGCTGACTACGGTTATTATAATCATTAAGATAGGTTCCCAGGTCATCCTTTATGCCCGGGTCCGTGGGGAAGGTAAAATCGAAATCTATGACAGGCAGCAACAACGATTTTGTCAGTATAAGTTCGGCCTGCACCAACACAACCGTAGCATTTGCTTTTGCCGAATTTGAGGTCTGTCCTGCCGCGACATACAAAGGCTGCACATTTGTCCTTACTTCGTAAATAGCGTGCATGTTGATCTCTGCATTGGTCGGGTCTCCCGTCCACCGGATAGTGCCGCCCTGCGTTACCTGGAAATTTTTACTTACCACATCTTTGGCGACAAATTCAAATTTGCCGTTTGTAATCAGGTAGTTGCCATACATGTTAAAATCGCCCAGGCTGCTGATGTTCAGTTTTAAGTTGTTCGCAACACCTGTGCCTTCAAGCTTACCGTAGCTGGTGGTTATCTTTACCGTTGTTTTCTCATCAACACTCAGGTCGAAATTAAGCGTAATGCCATGAAACGCTCTGGGGCCTTTTACGGCCTTTGCAGTATCATTTGGGGTAACGTAATGTATAAATTCATAGTCCTCGGCTGTCGAGGATGTATTCAATGGGATGTTAAATACGGTACCGGCATTCGTCCTTGCCTTGATATCGATATTCATATTGTCGGTAGGGCCGCTAAAATTAAAGCTCCCGGTTGCATAGGCCGTTCCAAAGTACAGGTGATTGTCTTTGAACGTTGTATTCAACGCCATCAGGTTATTTGCTTCCAGTTGAACTTCGATGTCAGGGTTCGACAGGTCGTTCAGGTCAACTTTACCGTTTGCAATACCTTCGCCACCTTTTATATCTTTTAGTACCATGTTATCAACACTGATAACACTGTTCGCGACATTCAGCTTATTATTTACCGTGTATGCCGTTTTCAAATAATTAACAGTTACGCCGGTATTTTCAAGGGTGACGCTTCCGTTCAACTGTGGGTCAGCCAGCGATCCCGTCAGTTTCAGATCCGAAGAAATCGTGCCTTTCAGGTTCGATACCAGGTCCTTTACAAACGGTTCAAATATGATCGCTTCGCTTTGATTCATCTTAAGCGCAAAGTTTAGCGATTCATCACTGCTCTTTCCCAGCAGGTAGGAGCCGGTTACATCCATTGTTTTCAGCCCCCTGTTTACAATGTTCATGTTCACATTGGCCCTGGTGCGGTTACTGTCAAGCGCCGAAACAATTTTAACATCACCTATCAGCGTTTTGTTCATCGTGAACGAATCGATGGCCAGGTGCGAGTTGAACGTCGGAGCCTTTGTTAACGAGGTTAAAACAACATCCCCGTTTAACGTCCCCTTCATTTTTACATCTGCTGCCTTGGTAAGCTGGTCGAGGGTAGTCATGCTGAATTTATCAAACTCCACCTTCAGCTTATCTGCCGGGTCGTCCGACACAAACCCATTTATTTTCACCTTTTGATTCCCGTTTGCCAGTTCAAACCCGGATATCTGTGTCTTTCCATCCAATAATCTTATCCTCACCTGGTTATCAATGCGCCAGTTTTGATGTTCCAGTATTACATCCGAAGGCAGTATCTTCAGGCGGGCGGTTGTATCCCGCGCAAATTGCACCAGTCCGTAAAGGTCCAGCTGGTTTGCAGCGTCTTTATCAGCCAGCTTTATGTTGAAGTTGAGACTGTCTTTTTTCAGAAAATTCGTCACATCAATATTTTTGATGATCAGGCTGTCCGTTATGTTGATGCTGCTTAACGATAAGTTCAGCCCCAGGTAATCGTTGTTGGTGCTTTCGTCTATAATAAGATCGTGGAAAACGGTACTGCCCAATTGTATGGTCTTTACATACCCGTTAAATACCGCTGTCTTCTTTTCCGAATCGAACTGACCTATAAATGTTCCCCTGTCGGGCACTTTCAGGTTCGATACAAAAAAAGCCAGGAAGGGATCAATATTTTTAACCTGCAGGTTGAACGTAAAATTTTGCGTGTTGGGCGGTACGATGTCAGTTTTTAGCGATGGGATATATTTTTTGATAATAGTTTTAAAATAGGAGGGAAGCGTGGCGAGGTCGTAATTTCCCTTCAGGCTGCCATCCGCCATGTCAGATTTCAGGACGATCTCCCTGTTGTCGCCAATACCACTGGCCGCCAGGTACACCGAATCAACAACGTAGTTAGTACGCGGATCGACTATCCTGAGATTGGATAAAAGGAATTTTCCTTCCGTGTTATTTAGCGTATTACCGGCAAAATCAGTTTTGATATTACCACTCATGGTGATCGTATCCTTAGCCAGTTTCAGCACATACAGGTTCGCATTGTTAACGTTGGCGGCGAAGTTATATGCGGGCAATTTCGAGTCCAGATCGACACTGCCATTGGCATCCAGTTCAATATTCCTGTCGTTAATGGTTAGCTCGCCTTTGGCAACTTCTTTTATCAGCGAGCCATTAAAGGTAACATTGCTGTAATCGTACGACTTAAAGCGGATGTGACTTATCTGGGCGTTCAGTTTGGTATTCAGGGTTTTCAGGTCGTCGCCGCTGCCCTTCACATTGGCCGTAAGGCTGGTACGACCGACAATGTCGGTTTCAAGCAGTTTGCCAAGGTCAAAATTTGAAGTAGCTATTTTCCCGCTGTACGATGGCGTTCCTTTCCTGCTTATTTTCAGGTTCAGGTCCGGATCAAACCGGCCAAGCGCTGTTTTGAAGGTGCCAAATGCTACAAAGTCGTTTTGCAAGCCTGTGAACTTCCCTTTGAAGCTTATTTCGCCAAATTTCGCAATAATATCAGGCACTTTGGCCCTCGGTTGCCCGCTGAAATTGCTGTAAAGAAAATCCAGGTCCTTTTTATTGGTGGCAACCTGCTCAAAATTTAGCTCCATGAAGGTGTTGTTCCAATCGGGTAATCCTTTGATGTTAAAGTCGCCTTTTACATAAGTGGCCTGCCCCCCGGTTATTAACAGGTCTTCCGTCCGCAGGTCGTTCACACGCCCGCGTATCCTGCCGTCGAGCCCCAGGTCGAACTTTGTCTTGTCTAAGCCGTCGGCAAAGTATGCTATGTCACTTGAGGATATTTCCGATGTTTTAAAATCCGCATCCATGTAAACGCGGTCCTCGATATGGTCAAAATCGTCAAATGATTTGAATTTCATCCGGAAATAGTTCTTCAGATCCGAATGTGCCGTTTGAATATGCATATCGCGCACTACTATCTCGTTGGTGTCGATGGTTGCGCGCCCGACAAAGTCTTTTAAATAAAAGCCGCTCTTATCTTCTTTTAA
Above is a window of Mucilaginibacter ginsenosidivorans DNA encoding:
- a CDS encoding translocation/assembly module TamB domain-containing protein → MLVILLLFSIVLLVFQYKPVQTWAARKVAASLSDSLHTKVNINSLYFKPFTSVVLEGFYVLDKNKDTLINTPKLEVAINGFTLFSSIKKKRLDLSLIQLDNASVYLKKQKDGNSNLKFIIDYFSSPPDTTKVKKPGKPWTIDFEKIVLNNLHFRYRNQNVDTLMRQVNFDDIDVKNFSADIRDMDIVHHIFKGDIRKLTLKEDKSGFYLKDFVGRATIDTNEIVVRDMHIQTAHSDLKNYFRMKFKSFDDFDHIEDRVYMDADFKTSEISSSDIAYFADGLDKTKFDLGLDGRIRGRVNDLRTEDLLITGGQATYVKGDFNIKGLPDWNNTFMELNFEQVATNKKDLDFLYSNFSGQPRAKVPDIIAKFGEISFKGKFTGLQNDFVAFGTFKTALGRFDPDLNLKISRKGTPSYSGKIATSNFDLGKLLETDIVGRTSLTANVKGSGDDLKTLNTKLNAQISHIRFKSYDYSNVTFNGSLIKEVAKGELTINDRNIELDANGSVDLDSKLPAYNFAANVNNANLYVLKLAKDTITMSGNIKTDFAGNTLNNTEGKFLLSNLRIVDPRTNYVVDSVYLAASGIGDNREIVLKSDMADGSLKGNYDLATLPSYFKTIIKKYIPSLKTDIVPPNTQNFTFNLQVKNIDPFLAFFVSNLKVPDRGTFIGQFDSEKKTAVFNGYVKTIQLGSTVFHDLIIDESTNNDYLGLNLSLSSINITDSLIIKNIDVTNFLKKDSLNFNIKLADKDAANQLDLYGLVQFARDTTARLKILPSDVILEHQNWRIDNQVRIRLLDGKTQISGFELANGNQKVKINGFVSDDPADKLKVEFDKFSMTTLDQLTKAADVKMKGTLNGDVVLTSLTKAPTFNSHLAIDSFTMNKTLIGDVKIVSALDSNRTRANVNMNIVNRGLKTMDVTGSYLLGKSSDESLNFALKMNQSEAIIFEPFVKDLVSNLKGTISSDLKLTGSLADPQLNGSVTLENTGVTVNYLKTAYTVNNKLNVANSVISVDNMVLKDIKGGEGIANGKVDLNDLSNPDIEVQLEANNLMALNTTFKDNHLYFGTAYATGSFNFSGPTDNMNIDIKARTNAGTVFNIPLNTSSTAEDYEFIHYVTPNDTAKAVKGPRAFHGITLNFDLSVDEKTTVKITTSYGKLEGTGVANNLKLNISSLGDFNMYGNYLITNGKFEFVAKDVVSKNFQVTQGGTIRWTGDPTNAEINMHAIYEVRTNVQPLYVAAGQTSNSAKANATVVLVQAELILTKSLLLPVIDFDFTFPTDPGIKDDLGTYLNDYNNRSQQALSVIVTRNFSSGTGNSQFTNQALTSAVNELFFTKLNSLIAHSNAIRNLDLNIRSFNDASATVHLLHDRVVLSGSLYSNTDQSGQLFYNSSSLFNSNFNNLSKDFSAQYLILKNGSLNARYSYRILNTSQTNFDLSSAQYVNALGLIYQRDFDTFGEFIRNIFHPGKKRPVNPLPEPKITPSTPPPPTPTDNASAKASDGN
- a CDS encoding bifunctional 3,4-dihydroxy-2-butanone-4-phosphate synthase/GTP cyclohydrolase II; protein product: MLNTIQEAIEAIKAGKTIIVVDDEDRENEGDFLTAAHNATPETINFMIRHGRGLVCAPVTAQRAQELELDLMVSHNTTSHETNFTVSVDLLAGCTTGISASDRSRTVLSLIDPATVPSDLGRPGHIFPLIAKDGGVLRRAGHTEAAIDLAVLAGFEPAGVICEIVKEDGEMARLPDLLQMAKDFDLKIVSIKDLIEYRLTAETLIHKEISVKMPTQWGDFDMIAYTQLDTGEHHLALVKGSWEPDEPVLVRVHSSCVTGDIFGSCRCDCGPQLHKAMQMISEEGKGVVVYMNQEGRGIGLINKLKAYHLQENGLDTVEANLKLGFKMDQRDYGIGAQILRSLGVSKMRLMSNNPKKRAGLVGYGLEVVDNVPIEITPNPHNEAYLKTKRDKMDHTILLDH